The genomic segment TAAAGATTATGAGGTGCTAATCGAGGGTAATACGGATACGGATCCTATTTCAAAACCAAATATTCGCAACAACTGGGATTTGAGTACTTTGAGAGCTTCGTCTGTTGTCCAGGCATTACAAAACAAGTATGGAGTTGATCCGAAGCGCCTGACTGCCGGTGGTAGAGGAGAATACAACCCGATAGCAGATAATAATACGGCTCTCGGAAAACAGCGGAACAGAAGAACGCAGATCATTATCACGCCTAAACTGGATCAATTTATGGAATTAATAGATAAGGCACCGGAGCCCACTGAGGTTACCCAAGAACAATAGATAGTATAATACCGTATACGAAGGTCATCTACATTTTCCAATAAAAAATCCTTTCCAACTTTGGAAAGGATTTTTTATTACCCAAAAAATTTGCTGGGGTCAAAGCCGTGCTCCCTGAGCACATCGTCCGGTACGCCATTCCACACCCCAGGTTTATTACCTGCATATCCGATATCTTTTACGCCCATCTCACTGGTATAGAATCCGGAAGAAGTAAGATTTCGCATAAGGGAAAAGAAAGCTGCCCCTTGTTGCATTTCCGGTTTGGCCAGTTCGGGATAAGCGATTTCGTCAACGAGAGCAAGTTGATCTTTGGTATCACATTTTATAAATACATTGCCATAGCGTCGCTTGCACTGTAGGTCCAGCCAGCGTAGGCCACCGCGCATAGGGATTTTGTTGTCCGGTAAATCTTTAACGATAAACTCGATGAATTCCGGGACACCTGCTTCAGAGGCGCTGCCGGATTTGCTGTCTTTGGGAATGATGATATCCGCCAGAACGGTAATTGTGGCCATTTCATGATCGTCAAAGAATTTTTCGGCCTGAAGCTGAGCAGTACGTTCATATTCGAAATCCTGAATACCCGGTAATCTTTCGCCATTTGACGCTATAGTTTTCTTTGTTTCTTTAGAATTACAAGCTGCGGTTAAAAGACTAGACCCAGCAGCGATAAATCCCAGTGCTTTTAATGATTCTCTTCTATTCATCTTTTAGCCGTTTAATTTTTTCTTTTCTTGTAATATATATTCTGCGGTTCGCATAGACAGTGCGAGTATAGTCCAGGTCAGGTTTTTATCGCCCTGTTGCACAAATGGCCCAGCGTCGACAACGTATAAGTTTTTACAGTCATGCGCTTGTCCCCATTTGTTTAATACCGAGGTCTTCGGATCGTTGCCCATTCTGGTGGTGCCACCTTCATGAATGATCTTTCCGGGAGCTTCCAATCCGTATAATGTATCAGCACTCGGAATTTTGGATGTGATGACAGCGCCCATTTCGTGCATGATCGACTGAAATGTTTCTTGCATATGCTTTGCCTGTGCGATTTCTTCATTGGCCCATTTGTAGTGGAAACGCAATACCGGAATACCAAACTTATCAACTTTGTTGGGATCGATTTCGCAATAGTTATCTTTCCGGGCCAGGGCGGTGCCGCGTCCGGCCATACCTACGTTAGCACCATAAAAACTACGAAAATCCTCTTTTAGAGCGGTTCCATATCCGCCTTTGGGTTTTGTTTTGCCATCCGCCCCCTTACTTATGCTGTTTACTTGAGGTACCCAGTTGAGGAATCCGTAGGATGGCATATGCAGACCACCGCCGTATTCAATGTGGTAGCCTCTCGGGAAGCTTAATTTGGAATGATCTCCCCACCACGGTGAATAAATATGGACACTTCCCACGCCATCTTCATTATACCTTTTGCGGTCAAGAAGCTGTGGTAAAAAGCCCGAAAGACTTGCTCCAGTAGAATCATGAAGGTATCTGCCCACCAAACCACTGCTATTGCCGACACCCCCCGGATGGGCTTTAGATTTGGAGTTTAACATAATCCGCGCGCTCTCGCAGGCACTGGCCCCCAGAATGACTGTTTTTCCTTTTACCGTATACTCCTGGAGGTCTTTGGTGTCTACATAAGAGACGCCGACGGCTAGCCCTTCATCATTCGTCAACACCTCCCTGACCATAGCGTTGTCGATAACCTTTAGGTTGCCGGTTTTCATCGCCGGGATAACAAGACAGGATGAAGATGAAAAATCACCATAGACTTTGCAGGCGCGGCCGCATTGACCACAATAGAAGCAAGTACCTCTATCTTTGATGTCCTTTGATACTTCGGTAAGCACAGCGCCACGCCCCGGAATCACTGGTACACCTGCTTTTTTGGCTCCTCTGGCAATATATAGTTCGTTAAGACGGGGCTTCGGCGGTTTCATGAAAATGCCGTCAGGCTCATTGTGAATCCCTTCTACCGTGCCATAAATACCGATCATACGATCGACGCGGTCGTAATATGGTTTGACTTCTTCGTATGTGATCGGCCATTCATCCGTGACACCATCTTTGGGTTTGAAGTCATCGGGGCCCATGCGTAACGAAATCCTGCCCCAGTGGTTGGTCCTGCCTCCGAGCATTCGGGCTCTAAACCATTCAAACTCTGTTCCGTCGACTTTGCTATAAGGCTCACCCTCCAGCTGCCATCCGCCAAATGCAGCGTCGAAATCGCCAAAAGGCCTTGTTGTACCCGCGCCTCTCCTTGGAGATTCCCAGGGCCAGCGCAATTGCAGTGAATCTTTCGCCGGATCGTAAAATGGGCCGGCTTCCAGCATCAGTACTTTAAGACCAGCATGCGCCAGAATATAGCCGGCCATGCCTCCTCCTGCGCCTGAACCGACTACGATTGCGTCAAATAATTCAGGACTCTCTTTAATTTGATAATTAGACATAATTAAATTAAGTAATTAATTGAAGCCTGCGAGATAGATTTTCCTTGGAGCATACATATCTATGGGGAGGTTCAATTAATCGATGGTTATTGTTCCGTATTTAAAATCAAGGTGAATATATTGATAAAATCTTAGATTTCTCTAATTTAATTTATCGTTTTAGCAGGTTTTTAAATAACGAATATGAGATTGTTACAAAGGCATGGGGCGGTTTCCCTCATATTGGCCTCCGATAAGCTCTAAAAAAGACAGCCCGTATTCCCCGAATGGGAGAATACAGGCTATCAACATCAATACAGATTATAAACCGATGGATCGTCCTATTCCAATATCCTTGACGAAAACCTCATCGTGGGATATGACCAGAACTGTACCTTTATACTGTCTGATGGCCCGTGTCAATACGCGGATGTTCTGAATATCGAGATTGTTGGTGGGCTCATCCAAAATGATCAGATCCGGAGTTTGTTGCTGTATGGTCAGGCAACAGATGATCAGCCGCATCTTTTCACCGCCGCTCAGGAGTCCACAGGCCTTATCCCAATCCTCTTTTCCGAACAGAAAACGATTGAGTCTAATTTTGATTTCATGTTCGGCTAAGGCAGCGCTGTTATAACGTTGGGCCTGTTCATACACGGTCAACGTGGAGTCGACGATTGAATAATCCTGATCCAGATAGCTGTAGGTGAAGTGCTGCCGTACAATACGGCCATTGGAAGGCGTCAATTGTCCAAGCAGCAATTTGACTAACGTGGTTTTGCCGGAGCCATTCCTACCTGTGAGTGCGATGCGGTCCCCGCTGACTATCTGTAGTTGAACATTTTCTTCCCAGAGATTTCGGACACCGTAACTGTAATTGATGTCTTCGGCTTTGATGATGTTCTTGCCAAACGGCAAGCTGCCGTTTTCAAGATCAATTTTGATTTCATCAAAAGCAGCTTGTGCGTTTCTGAGTTCTTGCAGATTCGCCCTGAAGCCCTCAATTTTATCCTGATGAACGTTTTTGATCTTAGCGGTGCTTTTTTCAGCATTATTCCGCAAGGTATTCATCATTATTCTAGCCACGCCTGCTTTCTCCTGTTTTTTGTGGCCTCTGTTGTTTAATCTGTTCTGCCGTTCGAGCGCTTCTCTTTCCTTCTCTTTTGCTACCCTTATGGCTTTCTCCTGATGGTGAATGTCCTGTTGCATCGCGTTTCGTTCGATGTTTTTTTGTGCTTCGTAGAATGTATAGTTTCCACCGTACCGCTTAATTCCCCCCGGAATCATTTCTAAAGTATCCTCAAGAAGGTCGAGAAGTGTCCGGTCGTGACTGACGGCAACAATGGTATTTTTTGACGATACTATCCATTCGTAAAGCAGATTTTTGCTCTCCAGATCGAGGTGGTTGCTAGGTTCGTCCAAAAGGATAAGCTCACTTTGGTGGACCTGAATACCCGCAAGCATCACCTTTGCTTTCTGTCCGCCACTAAGATCATCCATTTTTTTTGTCAGCAGAACTTCTGGTATTTTCCAATAGTCAAATGCCTCTTTGCAGCGGTCCTCCAAGGTCCAGTCGTCTTGCAACAGATTAAAATTCTGTTCAGAAGCATCCCCTTTGAGGATCGCGTGGAACGCCGTTAACTTTTGCTCAATGCCCAATGCCTGAGCCACCGTAAATTCATTAAGCTGCCCCGTTATCTGTGGGACATAATATGGAGCTGTATGTACTTGTACAGTGCCTTCCGCAGGCAATAGGCTGCCAGTAATAAGGCGCAGTAAGGTTGACTTGCCAACACCGTTGTTGCCGATCAAGGCTACTTTTTCGTGGGCATTTACGGTCAGATTTATATTTTCAAACAATAGATCTCTATTAGGATGTATGTAGGATATCTGGTGTAATGAAATCATGTTAAAATTCTTTAAAGATTAAACATAACCGTTAGATGGTGTTTGTTCACCGCCGGTATCTGTACTTTGCTAAAGAATTTTTAATCTTACATAAATTTCAATAATGATGTGGTGCTGCAAATATACAATTTTATTTTTCACCGGAAAGAAATTCTAGGTGAAAAATAAAATTTTGGGTGCTTCTCTTCACTTCTTTACAGAGAATTGTTGCTGATTTGCTTCACATAAATCGTACTTTTGAAAGAAAAAGAGCTGTGAATAAAATACTCCTTATAGATGATGAAGAGAAGCTGCGTCAGTTGCTTGCCAAGATTATCCGTTTAGAGGGATTTGAAGTTATAGAGGCTTCCGACATAAAATCTGGATTAAAGAAACTCGATGTTGCTGATGTGGACGTGGTATTATGTGATGTTAAATTACCTGATGGTAATGGTGTGGAAACTGCGAGAGTAATTAAGGATCGATTTCCGGTCGTTGAAATTATCCTGTTGACAGCATATGGCAATATTCCCGATGGCGTGCAGGCAATCAAGAATGGGGCATTTGAATATATTACCAAGGGCGATGACAACAATCGGATAATTCCTTTACTATATAAAGCATGCGAGAAAGTCGCATTGGCACGACGGGTCAAACAATTGGAGAAGCAGCTCGGGGATAAATTGTCCTTTGATAAAATTATTGGCCATTCTTCTGCCATTAAGGTGGCGATCAATCTGGCAGAAAAAGTTTCGAGAACAAATACCACCGTATTGTTGACAGGAGAGACGGGAACGGGTAAAGAAGTGTTTGCTCAGGCGATACATCTTGCCAGTGCGCGAAAAGACGGTAATTTTGTTGCAATTAACTGTGCTGCATTTACGAAAGACCTTTTGGAAAATGAACTGTTTGGTCACCGGGCAGGAGCCTTTACAGGTGCTA from the Sphingobacterium thalpophilum genome contains:
- a CDS encoding gluconate 2-dehydrogenase subunit 3 family protein gives rise to the protein MNRRESLKALGFIAAGSSLLTAACNSKETKKTIASNGERLPGIQDFEYERTAQLQAEKFFDDHEMATITVLADIIIPKDSKSGSASEAGVPEFIEFIVKDLPDNKIPMRGGLRWLDLQCKRRYGNVFIKCDTKDQLALVDEIAYPELAKPEMQQGAAFFSLMRNLTSSGFYTSEMGVKDIGYAGNKPGVWNGVPDDVLREHGFDPSKFFG
- a CDS encoding GMC family oxidoreductase is translated as MSNYQIKESPELFDAIVVGSGAGGGMAGYILAHAGLKVLMLEAGPFYDPAKDSLQLRWPWESPRRGAGTTRPFGDFDAAFGGWQLEGEPYSKVDGTEFEWFRARMLGGRTNHWGRISLRMGPDDFKPKDGVTDEWPITYEEVKPYYDRVDRMIGIYGTVEGIHNEPDGIFMKPPKPRLNELYIARGAKKAGVPVIPGRGAVLTEVSKDIKDRGTCFYCGQCGRACKVYGDFSSSSCLVIPAMKTGNLKVIDNAMVREVLTNDEGLAVGVSYVDTKDLQEYTVKGKTVILGASACESARIMLNSKSKAHPGGVGNSSGLVGRYLHDSTGASLSGFLPQLLDRKRYNEDGVGSVHIYSPWWGDHSKLSFPRGYHIEYGGGLHMPSYGFLNWVPQVNSISKGADGKTKPKGGYGTALKEDFRSFYGANVGMAGRGTALARKDNYCEIDPNKVDKFGIPVLRFHYKWANEEIAQAKHMQETFQSIMHEMGAVITSKIPSADTLYGLEAPGKIIHEGGTTRMGNDPKTSVLNKWGQAHDCKNLYVVDAGPFVQQGDKNLTWTILALSMRTAEYILQEKKKLNG
- a CDS encoding ABC-F family ATP-binding cassette domain-containing protein, with the protein product MISLHQISYIHPNRDLLFENINLTVNAHEKVALIGNNGVGKSTLLRLITGSLLPAEGTVQVHTAPYYVPQITGQLNEFTVAQALGIEQKLTAFHAILKGDASEQNFNLLQDDWTLEDRCKEAFDYWKIPEVLLTKKMDDLSGGQKAKVMLAGIQVHQSELILLDEPSNHLDLESKNLLYEWIVSSKNTIVAVSHDRTLLDLLEDTLEMIPGGIKRYGGNYTFYEAQKNIERNAMQQDIHHQEKAIRVAKEKEREALERQNRLNNRGHKKQEKAGVARIMMNTLRNNAEKSTAKIKNVHQDKIEGFRANLQELRNAQAAFDEIKIDLENGSLPFGKNIIKAEDINYSYGVRNLWEENVQLQIVSGDRIALTGRNGSGKTTLVKLLLGQLTPSNGRIVRQHFTYSYLDQDYSIVDSTLTVYEQAQRYNSAALAEHEIKIRLNRFLFGKEDWDKACGLLSGGEKMRLIICCLTIQQQTPDLIILDEPTNNLDIQNIRVLTRAIRQYKGTVLVISHDEVFVKDIGIGRSIGL
- a CDS encoding sigma-54-dependent transcriptional regulator, with product MNKILLIDDEEKLRQLLAKIIRLEGFEVIEASDIKSGLKKLDVADVDVVLCDVKLPDGNGVETARVIKDRFPVVEIILLTAYGNIPDGVQAIKNGAFEYITKGDDNNRIIPLLYKACEKVALARRVKQLEKQLGDKLSFDKIIGHSSAIKVAINLAEKVSRTNTTVLLTGETGTGKEVFAQAIHLASARKDGNFVAINCAAFTKDLLENELFGHRAGAFTGATKDQRGLFEEAHRGTIFLDEIGEMALELQAKILRVLETGEFLKVGDAKPTKVDVRILAATNRDLQMEIETGHFRSDLFYRLSVFTIPLPPLRERVEDIRLLAQYYADFFAAKSNLKPLRMTDEFITALERNTWRGNIRELKNVIERSVILSEGGLLDVDSLPFSAAHPDPLIASSFAMANMEKQHIQRVLHHTSGNKAEAARLLEIGVATLYRKIEEYKLS